Genomic DNA from Diorhabda carinulata isolate Delta chromosome 10, icDioCari1.1, whole genome shotgun sequence:
accaattatattttcaaatttgatacaaaattgaTTGTGATCAAATAcaattacattttattaaaaactttttgatttcAAAACCATGAAAGGATTATAATtgttatctataaatataaataaatatgaataataataataaaatgctTTTCGTACATTTTAACGTTTAATTTtggttcaatattttgatataaattataataacaatgttaaactaaaattttttcattacaacAACAAATTTAAGTAATCtaacttttgaaatataatttgtgTTGCCTATAAACAAACttctgaaatataataattatgacTAAAAGTACGTAATTCGgtttaataataaagtaatatatctatttaatattatttaaacgaaattaaaaatatattttatcaatttaaaagattATTCGAGAACATATAAACAAAGTTTAACGATAAATAAATTCGTTCTAGATACATCTCTTTTCCCATATGAACTAATCGTCAATAGAAAATTCTaggttataaaatgtcaaagtGGAATgttaagtttataaaaatagtttaaaaaaaatcaaaaaggatGAGTAAACATATGTACTCGACAGCAAATCTTTCCGACAAAGATTTAAAAGAACAAGGAAACCGTTTgtataatttgagaaaatacgAAGAAGCCATAAATTGTTACAGCAAAGCCATAATCAAGAACCCAGACGTAGCCCATTACTTTACGAATCGAGCTCTTTGTtatctgaaattattaaaatgggAACAGGCGTGTATGGATTGCCGAAGGGCTTTAGACATGGATTCAAATTTGGTGAAAGGTCATTTCTTCCTTGGACAAGCTCTATTTGAAAGTGATAATTATGACGAAGCTATTAAACATCTACAAAGAGCGAATGACTTGGcgaaagaacaaaaaatgaatttcggAGATGACATTGCCTCACAATTAAGAGCTGCTAGGAAAAAACGGTATTTATATACTTGTTTCGATTTGGtgtatttttattggaaatttcgactttttttcacgtttgattattttatttcttgcGGTTGTTATTTTAATGACTTAGGTTATAATTTCTTGAACTTtagattgttttttttgtgaaatctcgtcaagtttttgtaaatattgaaagaaaattcatttaattttgtaattttacaGATTTTCCGTTCAGGAAGAAAAACGTATAGCGCAAGAAATAGAATTACAatcgtatttgaataaattgattgaaagaGATAGAGAAATGAGGATACAAGAGGTGCAGAACGAAGAAGGCGACAATGAAACCACCAAACAAACCATCCAGAACATTAATGAAACATGCGAGAATTACCTAAACGAATTGAACCAATTGTTTGCGAAAATAGACGATAGGAGAAGGAAAAGAGAAGTGCCTGATTATTTGTGCGGGAAAATTAGTTTCGAGATTCTACAAGAACCTGTAATAACACCGAGCGGTATCACCTACGATAAGAAGGATTTGGAGGAGCATCTACAGAGAGTGGGGCACTTCGATCCGGTTACTAGAGTTAAACTTACCCAGGATCAGTTGATTCCTAATTTCGCCATGAAGGAAGTTGTCGATGCGTTTTTGACCGAAAACGAATGGGCTTTggactattaatttttttttattcgttatCTGTTAAGTCTAGTGTTATGGTGTGCTATTCACATATAATTAAAGTTCTTTCGAAATGAGTTTTTATCGTTAAACGACGTTTCGACCCTCGTCGACCACCAAACGCATTCCGAACGACATTTCTTTgatctcaaattttgaaaattcaaaatggcggccgtgTGAATTGGATTTATATTGTGTCGGGTACACAGCCGCACGCCATCTAACAGCACCGGTCATAAGATAGAATCAAATACGTAGGGAATTTTAAGTCCTGTAACATGATGCAACTAAATTTCcctaaaaaatctttttcgactctcaatttttctaaaatttgtaatttaatcaggaattataatgaaaataacataattaagtcaatattttatgaaaatatagagGAAAAGTTTCTGAGAATaatggttttttcaaaatttgaaaattcaaaatggcggccaTGTGAATTGGTGTTATATTGTGTCGGGTACACGGCCGCACGCCATCTAACAGCACCAGTCATAAGTTAGTGTAATAAAGAGCCAAAAACGAAATTATAAGTGAGTCCATCTATTGGGTAACCATAGAACTATGCTCTAGATAttttttgaagtaaaaattGGTATTATTAGACACTTTTGAAGGTTGTACTGTGTTTTGGATTATGGAAAAAGTATATATAAGGCAGGAGTTCATAGAAAAGAAAGTTTTGTGGATAATTGgagattatttatattataatttttgattaaatgtacattttatcatatttttacattctttcgaaaaattaataggttaggaatttttttggaaattttgttgaCACTGTTTTTTAAACTCCAACTCTTCCCCTATAGATTGGAAAAATCTGCatcttgaaattattaatattaataaaacgaatggagattgaaaaaaatttatatataaattcaatttgaatgggatccattttgaattttcaaaatttttaggaacaattcttttatattttcagataatttttactataattttttataaataaacaaacttcaattttttaatcagtttttttggaaaattaaggaatgaaaaatatttttttgaaatctagttTTATCACGTCATACGGCTTTAAATTTCCTATAAATTAGATTTCTACAACTTTTTTGTACGATCAAAAATCacagaaataaatttctagTTATGGATATGATCGTCTTCAATGTTAATTTTTCCACTTAATCTACCGGACTATAGAAtgacaaaaattcaaacaaccagaattctcatattttatttataaaataaataacagtgaattatttacaaacttaaatcaaaataattaattttaatatttttatataataaaagagTCTTAAATGTGCAGCATAAGGCAAAAATTTCTTCGTTATTGGCACCATTCCTTCCCCTTAATCTAAATACTTATTTCACAATGTCAAACTGAACGTACTAAATACAAGGTGTCCAAAAACCCCCCAAACAAACTACAGATACCAGACGTCATTTTATGTCAAcctaaccaaattttttttaaaggaaaacgtcaaattttgaggttatttatcTTCGAATGCCGCTTACTTCATTCCGGATAAATATTAGGTTAGATTCACGCCAAATCACATCTAGTGAATGTAATTTACGGACATCCCCCGTATTTAGCgcgtcaaataaaataaatctttcCAACTAAAATCATATCCCAGTCATAATAACGatcatttaattaatttgaaaatggttgattataaataattcgaatttcaaaaatttccacaataaaaaaatatacagggtgtcctaaAACAGTAGATTTGTTGTTTTACGACTTCAAACATTTTACGAGGGTTAATTCGAAAATAACAATGCTGACGAACTTAAGGCGGGTTTAACGCCGCCATCTTGAagatttgatacattttacGAGGGTTACTTTTACTTACTTTTTACATTATACGAAGGTCGTAcagaaaaaaaaggaataaaatttaattacaaatttttgtgtttcctaTTTGGTGCCTAACGATTACCACATGTAATTGAGACTGCGTAAACTGATATCGAAGCGTTTCTACGAGGGTCGTATTGAGAGTAAGAGACGTTTGGGTCTGAAGTAACATTGGGAGGAATTAGCGCCGCCTTTTTGACATCCTCGATCTATAAGTATCTTGCTTATCATACTTCGTATACAGGGGAGTGTTCAAAGTAACTTTACTAatggaaatttataattcttctGAATGTAATAcatgtttttatatgtttgtcTGTCGAAATTAGAATTgctaaagaaaattttatcaaattatagaaAGTGAACGGTTAAAAGGTTACTAATTAGAACATATTTGATGATAAAGtttcgttttttcaaaatatttagcaaCTGTTGAACGAAAAGTTTGTATTCATCTTATAGCCCCCGTATAAATcgacgaaatattaaaaaaatgatagaaactTGATTTTTACATTGATAACTAAGAAATAGTGACCGATTTTTctagtaaaaacatttttctcttgtttttaattaaaaaaaaaaagttgaatattttccaaacaaCCCTCGTAGACATAcatataatttgtataatttttttattgtacaattAAACGAACAATTACTTTTCGTATAACCCTGTAAATCTATTATTCTAATTTTCATACATTCTACGAGGGAAGTTCAAAAATGTTTCAGTGTATTAGACTTCCTACAGTATTTCCCTTCCTTAAAAATGGAAAACGAACTGCtgcaattgaaaattatgaagttcAAGCTGTAATaagagtttttttttgacaaaaatccaaaaatcaaaacaaatatcagGAAAAAACTCCAAAAGTGGATCCCTTTTTCCATAATATCCTTGAAAGGAAGTTTTTAATCATCTTACAGCCTCCGTATTAGTAGAAGAAAGATtattaaatgagaaaaacatgaTTTTGACATTGATACAATAAACCTGTGATTTTTCTagtgaaactattttttttttaattttttatttcaaaaagtaatatatttttccaaacaacaacaaatatataaattttttattgtacacATAAACGAACGATTGTTTTTCGTATAACCCTgtaaaactattatttcaatttttttatattctacgACAGGCGTTCGAAAAGCAACGAACATTTTGACTTAGTTTAACAACATTTCCCTGGCTTGAAAATGGAAAACCCACCGATGCAATTCAAAATCTCGCTAATAATTAAGTTCAAGCtgcaataaaagttttttatacaaTACACAATCGGCATCTATATCCAGAGAtaagaaattgtttataatgCGATGaactattgaaataattcattatttaattttaaaacaaccGATACTATTGAAACATCCCTCGCACAACTCGATTATAAATAACCAAATGTTTcctaaacaaaagaaattatacaaaaacgtGACATTTACCTATGTTTCGGTTAAAACCATATTTTAGGACACCGCGTATACTAGAATCCAAAAAAATCGTTTCGATATCGAAACATTTTCCCTAAATTGGTATATCGAGGTTATGTTTTTCGATGTACCGCCTCCTGGCGGTGGCTATCAATTGTTCTTTGCGTTCCTGGAACGATTTGGTACGTTCCGAAGCGGATTTCGGAAAAGAAGAAGCCGCCGTGCTAAACGAAGAGCAATTCGAAGAACCGGAAGTCGAAGGTTGGTTATTAGACGAAGAGGATTGTTCAGGGGTAAACTGAACTCGACCCTCGAGAATATTTGTGATCGTACTATCTACATTCCTCgttatatctaaaaaaaaataaaaaataaccaaaataataatacagAATGGAGAATGATCACCCACTATATAGTCCTGATCTGTATCCGTactactattttttgttcgtaaAGCTTAAGACtgatatataaattgaaattgaaacgaTATTTAAGACGTATAATAAGTATTGTCTATTAAACTTAAATTACTAtatagggtgtcccacgacgagttaaaactatcttaACTTacttaagtaaaattttaactaaaatattttcaaagatggccgactgtaactttgttattttaaatggaacaccctgtatattaatacatttttgtaatctacgtaaaattttattataattttgtctaaaaacttttttcgacaaATGCATATTTtctgagttattaatttttttgtaaaaaatttaacctttacaaacccttataaattattttcttacgaggataccctcaaagatatgaaaacgGTTTTTGTTCGGTTGATTTTAACAAGATCAGAAGAATTTgaatctattattaaaaatttttcacttcatacagggtgtatataaaaagtgttcaaatttagaccacaccatatctaaaaatttacagaaaacatttaatatctggataacggtgaggtttaggtataggaaagtatacatgaatttgccttattttttacccctgaatgcattaaaataaaaaaaaccggATGGTTCTATttaacaaaatgaagaaatttgaattttatgaggTTAAAccttaaacactttttatacacaccctgtataaaatgaggcaatttttaaacatagattcaaatacctCAGACCCTACTAAAATCAACCGAACAAAAACCGTTTTCATACCttcaagggtatcctcgtaaaaaaataatttataagggtttgtaaaggttaaattttttacaaaaaaatcaataactcaaaaagtatgcatttttcgaaaaacgtttttagacaaaagtatactaaaatttcacgtatatttcaaaaatgtattaatttacagggtgttccatttaaaataacaaagttacggTTTACGGTTCTACTAGAAGtaggccatctttgaaaatatttaagttaAAGAGATCGTATCctaaaacccaaacgtagatattttcataattttaccaTAAGTATTTTGcaatatatacagatagttttaactaagtatcgtgggacaccctgtataatattaaaTACTTACACAAATCAGTGTAAATTGCGTTTAGCGGTACGTGCGGTAGGACTTCTTTGACTTGTTTCCCCATTCTGGTAAGTTCCGGGGTATTTAATGATCTGGTACGAGTTTGGGGTCTCGGGGGGGCAAAATTAGCACGTTTTTCCCATTCAGTTACATCGTTCGAAGTATAATTAGTCGTTTGTACCTGAAACGAATTTAATAAATCacgcaaaaaaattaaataaacaactTGTAATTACACCTTCAGCGCCGTTGCCATATTTCGACGTACGTTTTCCGCGAATTCTTGATCGCTCATAGTTTTCCTATCCGATGGTTCAAGAAACGTGAGTCTGTAATTAGTTACGGGGGAAAACAGATAATAAACTAAATCACTGAAATAAGATGAACCCATTACGGTTACCGAGATATCCAAAAAGGGACGGTCGACTGTAATACAAATAGGTTGaacctaaaaaattatttattatatgaaaaataaaaaaataaaaaacaatagttAGGGGTTGAAATCGAACTTACTTTGTTGGTAAATTCGAAGGGGTATGTTTTGAATTTGAGAAGCGCTTTTCCGTTGGTTACTTTGTCTTCGGGGGCGAAATAAACGGGGGTCCTCTCTTCCATAAATTGTTTTAGGTTATTCTTAAAGTTATCTACGTTTACGATAGATCCGAAGCAGTAAGTACTAAACCCTAACACCCTTTCTACGGTCGTTCTACAACTAGgctgaaaatttttatactttacaTATATTTTGGCACGAGTACAATTTCCTTGGCGCCAGAATTTGGCTACGCCATTTTGTGAAATCGTGACGAAGCCAGGGCGAGTTCAATACCGCCAACTTGATGTTTACATACATGTTACGAGGGTTGTTTTGAATGTAACAAATCATGTCGAAGCCAGGGGGAATTCAACACCGCCTTCTGGATATTTACATACATGTTACAAGGGTTGTTTTAAATGTAACAAATCATCACGAAGCCGGGGCGAGTTCAGCACCGCCATATTGATGATTTTACACGTTCTACGAGGGATGATTTAAAAGTAACAAAGCTGATGAAGCTACTGCGACTTTATCATCGCTATCTTgatgattttatatattatacgagggttactTTGAATGTAACAAGTCTGACTAATCAACGGGCGGATTTAACACCGCCATCTTGATAATTTTATACAGTTTACGAGGGTTTATTTGGAAGTAAAATGTGCATCAAAGCAAATAGGGGGTTCAAAATCAccattttgatcatttcagaCATTATACGAGGGATGATTCAAAAGTAACAATACTGATGAAACTACGGCGACTTTAACATCGctatctttttgattttatacattttacGAGAGTTACTTTGAATGTAAAATGCCTAAAGAAGCAAAGGATGTATTTAACACCGCCATCTTGATGATTTTACACATTATACGAGGTGGTATTGAAAGTAACAAGCCCGACAAAGCAAAGGGCATTTTACATTCAAAATAACCCTCGTAAAATGTCTAACGAAACAAAGGACGGATTTAACACCATTATCTTGatgatttttcacattttacGAGGGTTATTTTGAATGTAACAAGTCTAACCAATCAACAGGCGGGTTTAACGCCGCCTTCTTGATGATTTTACATATATTAGGAGGGTTGATTTAGAAGTAAAATGCCCATAAAGAAAAGAGGAGGTTCAACATCGCCATTTTGATgctttttcacattttatgaGGGTTATTTTGAATGTAATAAGTACGACAAAACAAAGGGCGGTAAAACGGCGCCTTCTTAATgattttacacattttacaatatctacatacatatgataaattatgtaaaaatcaaacaaaaactgtTTGATTGTTGAATTACAAGACTCCTATTTGATATAAAGTGATAAAATGTATCTCAAACTAACTAGTTTGTAACTTATAAATTCGTTTTGGCGCCAAGAAAACCATACCCTCACTAATATACTGATGaaataatatgacaaaatattataaatatcataaaaattaagtttccttttttattttataaaaatttatacttaCCGATACGGCACCTGTAGCTTTACAAACAGCTACTTGGTCAAAAACTGATACGCTATTACTAATATATACATGAACCTTTTCTTTAACTTTAAGATTTTCAACATGAACTGATATTCCTAAACCTAAACAGGCCAGTTTATTGACAAACTTTTGAATCCTCGGTGTATCAGGCAAAAATTGACAAATGAGAAATAAGAAAAGTAGTAAACAACATCGTAATACTATTAAAACTAACCCCAAAGGgagataaaatatgaaaaatataaaactaacgTCACTATCAGGTATCCTGAAACAAAAAACCCTACTCAGtacatacatttattttttaatatttacgtagtttaactaattttaaactgttcgtattattataatttaaataaattgtttttataatattaataatatacgTTTCTTACCTATTTCTAGCTAAGAGATTTGCAATTTCAACATTTGCCATATTACAGTTGAATTTTAGCACGAAAGGTCAATAAAATACTAACATTACTTTTGTAAagaaaagattaaataaaatgcaTTTCTTCTGTTATGATACGCGTAAAATTATGATTGGATTATTTACAATCactaacaataatttttcaatcaaaaaatttggGTTTTAAGCATCAACCTCAAAAAAATCTACGATGacaactaaaaattaaaatgacgTTTATCAAAATTCTGGTATAAATTTCGACACATTTTCTCCCTCTTTCTATCACATTACGTGTTAATTCATAGACAAATTAATAGTTGGTAGATccaaagttgaaattttttatacaataaaaactcGTTTTAGGATAAATCTTTATTAGTCGatgttatttcaacaaaaaaaaactcctTAATAAGTAACGAGGAATTATCGATAAATACAAGCTGCCACTAGAAGTTAAGGAGCAATTTTATGTTGACACACGATGCTTGCTTGAAACGATAAATGAAGTCACGTGGTATAATGTCAAACTTTAAAACgctaaaaaaaactataatctATTTAATAATTGATCGATTAATATATGTTATATGTTAGGGttatgatataatatctaaTTGCACTTTTTAGATAACTAGTGCTCTTGTAATCTATTGTCGCTTATTTCAAACGACGAATAAGTTATTTTGGGATGACGTCACAATCAGCCGCCATATTGTCTTGGGGGACAAATAAAgcattatttacattaaaattattattagttttattttcaattttgtagtcgaaaatattcatttcaatgaaaaatgggCTCGAAACAATCAATTATTGTACACAAAAGAagtgaaatttttgtttgactATCACTATGATATGGCCGACGTTTCAAGTCACATTACGTGATATTTTGcgacaaattaattattaagaaatagataccaatattaatttatatattctaacCTCTCTGATATACAATTATAATAGATGAAAATCCCGGTATTTAACGAAAGTATATTGattaaattacaatattttgttgatatttatttgttataacgTCAAAAAGAGGCGTAAAAAACCAAACAATTGATACATAATAACGTAGatatatataacaatatataatttaatttcactTAGTTGTTTATTTTATTGCAAGATATATATcgattatcattattttaattttaattggcGAAAAATTCCTTCCTTTATGTATGCTGTCATATATTAGTCTATGCTATTTTTTCTCTAAGCATTCGCATTTTCTATGGTATAAATTTGTGACGTACGTGTCAATCAAATCATGTGATTTTAAAGCGCTTATATAAATGGCGGATAGGGGggatttaatgtttatttatcttTAATTGCCTTTGTGACATATTTAGAATAAGACAAACCAGTAATAAAAAAGGTCAAGGACGGTATAGACATCGATAGTAAATAACAAAGTATATCAGTTTACGTTATGTAGTTATTATCTCTAgtgttaaaactttttttaccaaaatttcaaCGATCGCTAATTTCCAACTAGCGAAAATGGAGCGTTCGAGATCGCAAGAAAATGAAGACGTAGAAACCTGTGATAGTGAAAATTGCTGTGATTCATCCACCAAACCTTTGTTAACGGAAGAAAGAATGAGGAGGAAATTGCAATTTTTCTTCATGAATCCTATAGAAAAATGGCAGGCTAAGAAGAGATTCCCCTATAAATTCGTAGTGCAAGTGATTAAGATAATATTAGTTACGTTCCAGCTGTGTTTTTTCGCTTACTATAGATATAATCACGTTAATTATACTTGGGataacaaaataactttttcgcatttgtttttaaaaggcTGGGATACTACTAGAGAAGTAAACGCGTATCCCCCGTCTGCAGGACCTTTAGCGGTATACAAAATTGACGATTTCTATTCGACTATAGATTATGCTTATAAAGGATATTCGGATTTGGAAAAAGCAATCGGTCCGTATTCGTACGCTAATGAAGATAATAGCAAAAGTGACATGGTTCTATGtttaaaacattataaacaagGAATCATATTCGGTTTTAACGaatcttatatttttaatagcGAAATAGTTGAACAGTGCTACAACATCTCGGAACCACTTGATTCGTCTTTCAATTCGAAACGATTCGTACAAGATgaacatatcaaaataaattttaccgCTTTAGTTGAATCTTCcttaaaattttccattaaaacgGTGAATTTCAAAGCAGCCGGTCGGATTTCACCTCCGAATTGTTTTCTATTCAACatcgaaattaatttcaataacgAAGATCACGATGGGCAGATGATAGTATCTCTAGACGCCGAACCTATTCGTTTGATATGCAAAGGGGACGTGTGGTATAAAACAGACAGTGAAATAGAATCAGTTCTTCGAAGTATACTCAACTATTTTGTTATGTTAATATGTATAACGTCGTTTGTTCTGTGTTCGAGAGCCGTTTGGAGGGCGCAACAATTAAAAGTGATCaccaatacattttttataaaaagattcgAACAACCATTGAGCCAAAaggataaaatgaaatttctaaatttgtggTACATCATGATCATAATAAACGATTTGTTAATCATAATTGGATCGGCCATTAAAGAACAGATTGAAAAAGAATCTTTTACTACTGATCAATGGAATATTTGCAGTTTATTTTTGGGTATAGGTAATTTGTTGGTGTGGTTCGGAGTATTGCGGTATCTAGGATTTTTTAGAACTTACAACGTTGTTATTTTGACGTTACAAAAAGCGGCCCCTCAAGTAGCTAGATTTCTACTTTGCGCTTTGTTAATTTACGCGGGGTTTACTTTTTCCGGGTGGTTAATCTTAGGGCCTTATCATTTTAAATTCAGATCTCTAGCTACGACTTCGGAATGTTTATTTTCTCTTATAAATGGCGACGATATGTTCGCGACTTTTTCGATTATGTCAAATAAATCTGTTCTTTTATGGTGGTTCAGTaggatttatttatatacttttataagcttgta
This window encodes:
- the LOC130898973 gene encoding lipid droplet-regulating VLDL assembly factor AUP1-like, encoding MANVEIANLLARNRIPDSDVSFIFFIFYLPLGLVLIVLRCCLLLFLFLICQFLPDTPRIQKFVNKLACLGLGISVHVENLKVKEKVHVYISNSVSVFDQVAVCKATGAVSPSCRTTVERVLGFSTYCFGSIVNVDNFKNNLKQFMEERTPVYFAPEDKVTNGKALLKFKTYPFEFTNKVQPICITVDRPFLDISVTVMGSSYFSDLVYYLFSPVTNYRLTFLEPSDRKTMSDQEFAENVRRNMATALKVQTTNYTSNDVTEWEKRANFAPPRPQTRTRSLNTPELTRMGKQVKEVLPHVPLNAIYTDLYITRNVDSTITNILEGRVQFTPEQSSSSNNQPSTSGSSNCSSFSTAASSFPKSASERTKSFQERKEQLIATARRRYIEKHNLDIPI
- the LOC130898974 gene encoding E3 ubiquitin-protein ligase CHIP → MSKHMYSTANLSDKDLKEQGNRLYNLRKYEEAINCYSKAIIKNPDVAHYFTNRALCYLKLLKWEQACMDCRRALDMDSNLVKGHFFLGQALFESDNYDEAIKHLQRANDLAKEQKMNFGDDIASQLRAARKKRFSVQEEKRIAQEIELQSYLNKLIERDREMRIQEVQNEEGDNETTKQTIQNINETCENYLNELNQLFAKIDDRRRKREVPDYLCGKISFEILQEPVITPSGITYDKKDLEEHLQRVGHFDPVTRVKLTQDQLIPNFAMKEVVDAFLTENEWALDY
- the LOC130898975 gene encoding mucolipin-3-like encodes the protein MERSRSQENEDVETCDSENCCDSSTKPLLTEERMRRKLQFFFMNPIEKWQAKKRFPYKFVVQVIKIILVTFQLCFFAYYRYNHVNYTWDNKITFSHLFLKGWDTTREVNAYPPSAGPLAVYKIDDFYSTIDYAYKGYSDLEKAIGPYSYANEDNSKSDMVLCLKHYKQGIIFGFNESYIFNSEIVEQCYNISEPLDSSFNSKRFVQDEHIKINFTALVESSLKFSIKTVNFKAAGRISPPNCFLFNIEINFNNEDHDGQMIVSLDAEPIRLICKGDVWYKTDSEIESVLRSILNYFVMLICITSFVLCSRAVWRAQQLKVITNTFFIKRFEQPLSQKDKMKFLNLWYIMIIINDLLIIIGSAIKEQIEKESFTTDQWNICSLFLGIGNLLVWFGVLRYLGFFRTYNVVILTLQKAAPQVARFLLCALLIYAGFTFSGWLILGPYHFKFRSLATTSECLFSLINGDDMFATFSIMSNKSVLLWWFSRIYLYTFISLYIYIILSLFISVIMDAYDTIKSYYNEGFPKSSLECFIGETNCEDVTSGMYRTDSSDSLGGLMKDLCCCKKIYQSYSTLTSNSQSRSSILI